A single genomic interval of Calonectris borealis unplaced genomic scaffold, bCalBor7.hap1.2 HAP1_SCAFFOLD_49, whole genome shotgun sequence harbors:
- the LOC142076429 gene encoding olfactory receptor 14C36-like produces the protein MSNTSSITHFLLLAFADTRELQLLHFWLFLGIYLAALLGNGLIITAIACDHRLHTPMYFFLLNLSILDLGCISTTVPKSMTNSLWDTRAISYLGCAVQLFLFAFLLVAEYYILTIMAYDRYVAICQPLHYGTLLGSRACVHMAAAAWGSGFVTGLLHTANTFSLPLCKGNAVDQFFCEIPPLLKLSCSHAYLSEIGLLVVTFSLGLGCFVFIVVSYVQIFRAVLRIPSEQGRHKAFSTCIPHLAVVSLFGSTVVFAHLKPPSMSSPSLDLVVTVLYSVVPPAVNPLIYSMRNKELKDALKNLIREVVFQQK, from the coding sequence atgtccaacaccagctccatcacccacttcctcctcctggccttcgcagacacgcgggagctgcagctcttgcacttctggctcttcctgggcatctacctggctgccctgctgggcaacggcctcatcatcaccgccatagcctgcgaccaccgcctccacacccccatgtacttcttcctcctcaacctctccatccttgacctgggctgcatctccaccactgttcccaaatccatgaccaattccctctgggacaccagggccatttcctacttgggatgtgctgtccaactctttctctttgccttcttgttagtggcagagtattatattctcaccatcatggcctatgaccgctatgttgccatctgccaacccctgcactacgggaccctcctgggcagcagagcttgtgtccacatggcagcagctgcctggggcagtgggtttgtCACtggtctgctgcacactgccaatacattttcactgcccctctgcaagggcaatgctgtggaccagttcttctgtgaaatccccccactcctcaagctctcctgctcacacgccTACCTCAGCGAaattgggcttcttgtggttaccTTTTCTTtaggtttggggtgttttgtgttcattgtggtgtcttatgtgcagatcttcagggctgtgctgaggatcccctctgagcagggacggcacaaagccttttccacgtgcatccctcacctggctgtggtctccctgtttggcAGCACTGTCGTGTTTGCTCACCTGAAGCCACCCTCTatgtcctccccatccctggatctggtggtgacagttctttactcagtggtacctccagcagtcaaccccctcatctacagcatgaggaacaaggaactcaagga